The sequence ATGTGCCCAACAAAACAAGCGGCATGGTTCAGCAAGGGTCCTCACGATAACGCTGCCTGTCGTATTCCTCGTTCTTTTCCTCGTTGCTATTGAGCCTGATTACAGCACCACTGGCCTATTGGCGCTGGTCTGCGGCTCGATCTATTTCGTGGCCCAAAAGCGACTCAGACATATCGGAGCGCTCGCCGCTTTGGCGCTGTCAGCTGCCGCGTGTGCATATTATTACTCACATCACTTCAAGGACAGAGTGGATGGTTTTGCGTTCTATCTGTTGGACCCCACAAACATCTCCTGGCATCTCAAGCAAGCCTTCACCGCTATGGGCTCGGGTGGGCTGTTTGGTATGGGCCTTGGTAAGGGCATGCAAAAGCATCTCTTGCTTGCCGAGAGCTTCAATGACTTCGCCTTCGCGTCGCTCGCGGAGGACGGTGGGTTCGTGGCAGCAGTCATAGTTATAGCCCTCTTTCTCACGCTTACTAGCAGAGCCTTGATGCTCAGCATGTCGCTGGACATCCACTTCGCAAGGCTTCTGGGCTTCGGCCTTGCGACAAGCCTCGGGCTTCAGAGCTTCATGAACATCGCCGTTGTTCTGGGGCTTATGCCCACGACTGGTATCAGCTTGCCCTTCGTAAGTTACGGTGGGAGCGGGTTGCTAGCAAACATGATAACGGTGGGCCTCTTGCTGTCGGTCATCAGAAGTCGCGCAGAAGGAAAGCGAAAATGATGTTCGCAGGGATCAAGAAAATCCATTTTGTCGGAATTGGCGGCAGCGGAATGAGCAGCATTGCCGAAGTGTTGCTCAGGCTTAACTACGAGGTCTCTGGCTCCGATATCGAGGATAGCGACCTGCTCCACCGGCTCTCGAACCACGGCGCGAGGATATCCATACCCCACGCAGCGGCCAATGTCGCTGGCTCCGATCTGGTTGTCTTCTCAAATGCGATCGCGAGAGATAATCCTGAGCTCGTTGCGGCAAGAAAGGCCAGCATCCCCATCATACCGCGAGCGGAGATGCTTGCCGGGCTGATGCGGATGAACAAGTGCGGCATCGCGGTGGCCGGGACCCACGGCAAGACATCGACTGCGAGCATGATCGCCGAGGTCCTTAAAACGGCTAATCTTGACCCGACAGTCGTGATCGGTGGCATCGTCAGCGACGTGGGCAGCGGTGGCCGGCTGGGCGCTGGGGACGTCCTGGTAGCCGAGGTGTGCGAATCTGACGGCACAATACTCAAGGTCTCCCCGACGATTGGCGTCATAACCTCGCTTGAGCGAGAACACATGAACCACTACGCAAGCGAGGAGGAGCTCTTCAGCACCTTCGTGGCATTCGCCAACGAGGTCCCGTTCTATGGGACGATTATCGTGTGCCTCGATCAGCCGAACCTCAAGGCGCTCATCCCAAGGATCAAACGCCGGCTGGTTACCTATGGTCTTAGTGCCGAGGCCGACCTCATGGCCCAGGATATGGCCTTCGAGAGCTTCGTGAGTCGTTTTGATGTTTACAGGCGGTCTGGCGGAGGGCGTCAGCGGTTGGGCCGCATCGAGATTCCAACGCCCGGGATGCTTAGCATCTATAACGCCCTGGCTGCAACTGCTGTTGGGCTGGAGCTCGGTATCGATTTCGACGTCATCAGAAAGTCGCTTGCGAAGTTCGTCCGCCCCAAGAGGCGCTTCGAGCT is a genomic window of bacterium containing:
- a CDS encoding putative peptidoglycan glycosyltransferase FtsW, with protein sequence MALARSDSISRRLMGLDGVILLLVGILLAVGIITVFSATMLRSANDYGTPYYYIVRHGISVVFALLIGLAAATVRLETLPRLSWPLILLTIVLLALVKVPGVGVTHRGATRWLDLYYFTFQPSELAKFTLPLFLASMICAQQNKRHGSARVLTITLPVVFLVLFLVAIEPDYSTTGLLALVCGSIYFVAQKRLRHIGALAALALSAAACAYYYSHHFKDRVDGFAFYLLDPTNISWHLKQAFTAMGSGGLFGMGLGKGMQKHLLLAESFNDFAFASLAEDGGFVAAVIVIALFLTLTSRALMLSMSLDIHFARLLGFGLATSLGLQSFMNIAVVLGLMPTTGISLPFVSYGGSGLLANMITVGLLLSVIRSRAEGKRK
- the murC gene encoding UDP-N-acetylmuramate--L-alanine ligase produces the protein MFAGIKKIHFVGIGGSGMSSIAEVLLRLNYEVSGSDIEDSDLLHRLSNHGARISIPHAAANVAGSDLVVFSNAIARDNPELVAARKASIPIIPRAEMLAGLMRMNKCGIAVAGTHGKTSTASMIAEVLKTANLDPTVVIGGIVSDVGSGGRLGAGDVLVAEVCESDGTILKVSPTIGVITSLEREHMNHYASEEELFSTFVAFANEVPFYGTIIVCLDQPNLKALIPRIKRRLVTYGLSAEADLMAQDMAFESFVSRFDVYRRSGGGRQRLGRIEIPTPGMLSIYNALAATAVGLELGIDFDVIRKSLAKFVRPKRRFELKGMVHDIMVIVDYGHHPTEIRETLKAAKLGWQRRLLVAFQPHRFTRTQDLLKRFFTAFGDADFLIITSIYPAGEKPIKGVSARLILEGVRRAGHSSAHFVKEMTQAAQRLVNEARPGDMIIILGAGDIYKIGEVVLSGLQQRFGGEG